A single region of the Saprospiraceae bacterium genome encodes:
- a CDS encoding GDP-L-fucose synthase, with amino-acid sequence MEKDAKIYIAGHNGMVGSGLLRKLKAEGYTNFVLRSSQELDLRNQQLVNELFEKEKPDYVFLAAAKVGGILANDTYRAEFLYDNLIIQTNVIHAAHVNKVKKLMFLGSSCIYPELAPQPLREDFLLIGPLGPTNQPYAIAKIAGIKMCDAYRDQYGSNFISVMPTNLYGPNDRYDLQRSHVLPALIRKFHEAKRDGKKEVVIWGTGSPLREFLHVDDMVDACYHLMLHYDEGGLVNVGMGKDISIKNLALLIKDIVGFEGELVHDMTKPDGTPRKLLDIGKLKSAGWEPKISLREGIAQVYANLGGEDWY; translated from the coding sequence ATGGAAAAAGACGCCAAAATTTACATCGCAGGACACAATGGAATGGTTGGCTCCGGCTTATTAAGAAAATTAAAAGCGGAAGGTTATACCAACTTTGTGCTGCGATCCTCACAGGAACTAGATTTACGCAATCAACAATTAGTCAACGAGCTCTTTGAAAAAGAAAAACCTGATTATGTTTTTTTAGCGGCTGCTAAAGTTGGGGGTATCTTGGCAAACGATACCTATCGGGCCGAGTTTCTATACGATAACTTGATTATCCAAACCAATGTCATTCATGCTGCCCATGTTAACAAGGTCAAAAAACTAATGTTTTTGGGTTCTTCCTGCATTTATCCAGAATTGGCCCCGCAACCTCTTCGTGAAGATTTCCTTTTGATTGGTCCGTTAGGGCCAACTAACCAGCCCTATGCCATCGCCAAGATTGCCGGGATAAAAATGTGTGATGCCTATCGCGATCAATATGGTAGTAATTTCATTTCCGTCATGCCTACTAATCTATATGGCCCAAATGATAGATACGATCTACAACGTTCGCATGTATTACCAGCCTTGATTCGCAAATTCCACGAAGCCAAACGAGATGGGAAAAAGGAAGTGGTGATCTGGGGAACGGGCAGCCCTCTGCGCGAATTTTTGCATGTCGATGACATGGTGGATGCTTGTTATCATCTGATGCTGCACTATGATGAAGGCGGTTTGGTCAATGTAGGTATGGGAAAAGATATCTCCATCAAAAACCTGGCCTTACTCATCAAAGATATTGTCGGATTTGAAGGTGAACTGGTGCACGATATGACCAAACCTGACGGTACGCCCAGAAAGCTTTTAGATATTGGAAAACTCAAAAGCGCTGGCTGGGAACCAAAGATCAGCCTGAGAGAAGGAATAGCGCAAGTGTACGCCAACCTTGGGGGAGAAGATTGGTATTAA
- a CDS encoding ATP-binding protein gives MEIKRALSAELRAHLSEKEITLLIGPRQAGKTTLLKALVQDLEKEGRKALFFNLDIDTDAQYFSSQHRLLERIEAEVGKEPAYIFIDEVQRIENAGLYFKGLYDRMLPYKWIATGSGSLELKEKIAESLVGRKRNFYLSTVSIQEFIVYKTAEKYAKNLPLLLSNDPILEDRLLREYLTFGGYPRVVTASTHKEKQLILAEIFQGYIERDIQLLLQLEKSRAFTTLLQLIANRTGQLTNYNDLSRHTNLSLPTLKNYLWYSEKTFITQAITPFFRNKEKEIVKSPQYYFYDAGLRNFLLNRTSLSEHVQDFALLFQQLILQLLTNKYKHTVASIHYWRTQNQAEVDFVVNTGTDLLAVEVKSAQLKEPKISRSLHSFINHYHPSEAWVVNRQLNTHIQLNKTKVYFLPWYQLLNEQQ, from the coding sequence ATGGAAATCAAGCGAGCTTTATCAGCCGAATTAAGAGCCCATCTGTCTGAAAAGGAAATTACACTCCTGATAGGTCCGCGTCAGGCAGGTAAGACAACACTGTTAAAAGCTTTAGTTCAGGACTTGGAAAAAGAAGGCAGAAAAGCACTTTTTTTCAACCTAGATATTGATACAGATGCTCAGTACTTCAGCTCACAGCATCGACTCTTAGAACGAATTGAGGCTGAGGTAGGTAAAGAACCGGCCTACATTTTTATTGATGAGGTGCAAAGAATAGAGAATGCGGGTCTTTATTTCAAAGGGCTTTATGACCGGATGTTGCCTTACAAATGGATAGCTACGGGTTCAGGAAGTCTCGAATTAAAGGAAAAAATCGCAGAATCTTTGGTAGGAAGAAAGCGTAATTTTTATTTATCCACCGTTTCTATTCAGGAATTTATAGTTTATAAAACAGCCGAAAAGTATGCGAAAAACCTTCCCTTATTATTAAGTAATGACCCTATACTAGAAGATCGTTTACTACGAGAATATTTGACTTTTGGCGGTTATCCAAGAGTCGTTACAGCCTCTACTCATAAAGAAAAACAGCTCATTCTGGCAGAAATTTTTCAAGGGTATATCGAACGGGACATTCAATTGCTACTTCAACTTGAAAAATCTCGAGCATTCACTACGCTGTTGCAACTTATTGCCAACCGAACGGGGCAATTGACCAATTATAATGATTTATCACGTCATACCAATTTATCTTTACCAACTTTGAAAAATTATCTATGGTATAGCGAGAAAACATTTATCACCCAAGCCATTACTCCCTTTTTTCGAAATAAGGAAAAAGAAATTGTGAAATCACCTCAGTATTATTTCTACGATGCCGGTCTACGCAATTTCCTGCTAAATAGAACCAGCTTAAGTGAACACGTTCAAGACTTTGCGCTTTTATTCCAGCAATTAATATTGCAACTATTGACCAATAAATACAAGCATACGGTCGCTTCCATTCATTATTGGCGCACCCAAAACCAGGCAGAAGTCGATTTTGTGGTCAATACTGGCACAGACCTCTTAGCCGTAGAAGTGAAATCAGCTCAACTAAAGGAACCAAAAATCAGTCGCTCACTTCACAGCTTTATTAACCACTATCACCCCTCCGAAGCGTGGGTGGTTAACCGTCAACTTAATACGCATATCCAGCTTAATAAGACCAAGGTTTACTTTCTCCCCTGGTATCAATTGTTAAATGAACAGCAGTAA
- a CDS encoding mannose-1-phosphate guanylyltransferase: MEAANILVCSYKLQTAGGSSTSYIKFNGNFNFNGDCAAGACPNPPIPLKLQYLPVPPKKKTASQPSNTSPPPIPPRPQKKTVPKKNQAPPQKPQPSPQNSVKSNKHKLQNTTMQNTYVAIMAGGVGSRFWPASREERPKQFLDILGVGKSLLRLTFERFLELCPAENIFIVTNESYKTLVKTHLPEISDNQILCEPSRNNTAPCIAYTAFKLQALNPNANLVVAPSDHIILQEKKFVDILRHALAFTAQNDALLTLGIEPSRPDTGYGYINYTATPVESNIHPVKRFTEKPPLETAKAFLASGDYLWNAGIFIWRTESLLQAFQQYAPAIHEILGANLACYNTPAEQAFINEYYPTTPKISVDFAIMEKADNVYTIPSSFGWSDLGTWGSLHVESNQDEQGNARSGAKVILEDTHNSLIRISPDKLAVIGGLDDFIVVDEGDVLLIYPKSREQEIKKLTQEVRERYGEGFL; encoded by the coding sequence GTGGAAGCGGCTAATATATTGGTTTGTAGTTACAAACTACAAACAGCTGGGGGGTCGTCAACGAGCTACATCAAATTCAATGGCAATTTCAATTTCAATGGCGATTGTGCCGCTGGGGCTTGCCCCAACCCTCCAATACCTCTTAAACTCCAATACCTCCCCGTCCCCCCAAAAAAAAAAACCGCCAGCCAACCCTCCAATACCTCTCCACCTCCAATACCTCCACGTCCCCAAAAAAAAACCGTCCCCAAAAAAAACCAAGCCCCCCCCCAAAAACCGCAACCATCCCCCCAAAATTCCGTTAAGTCCAATAAACATAAACTTCAAAACACCACCATGCAAAACACCTACGTAGCCATCATGGCCGGCGGCGTTGGCTCCCGGTTCTGGCCCGCTAGCCGCGAAGAACGCCCCAAGCAATTCCTCGATATCCTGGGCGTCGGCAAATCCCTACTGCGCCTAACCTTCGAACGATTCCTCGAACTCTGCCCCGCAGAAAACATCTTTATCGTCACCAATGAAAGCTATAAAACACTGGTCAAAACGCACCTGCCCGAGATCAGCGACAACCAAATCCTCTGCGAGCCCTCCCGGAATAATACGGCGCCATGCATCGCCTACACCGCCTTCAAGCTGCAAGCCCTCAACCCCAATGCCAACCTGGTGGTCGCACCATCCGACCATATCATACTTCAAGAAAAGAAATTTGTCGATATCCTACGGCATGCCTTGGCCTTCACTGCCCAAAACGATGCCCTCCTCACCCTCGGCATAGAACCCTCCCGCCCCGACACTGGCTACGGCTACATCAACTATACCGCCACCCCTGTCGAATCCAATATTCACCCCGTCAAGCGCTTCACGGAAAAGCCACCGCTAGAGACAGCGAAAGCATTCCTCGCCAGTGGCGACTACCTCTGGAATGCCGGCATTTTTATCTGGCGCACCGAAAGCCTGCTCCAGGCCTTTCAGCAGTATGCACCGGCCATCCACGAGATATTAGGCGCCAATTTGGCTTGCTACAACACCCCTGCCGAGCAAGCTTTCATCAACGAATACTACCCCACCACACCCAAAATATCTGTCGACTTCGCCATCATGGAAAAAGCCGACAATGTCTACACCATCCCCTCCAGCTTCGGCTGGTCGGACCTCGGCACCTGGGGCTCCCTCCACGTCGAATCGAACCAGGATGAACAAGGTAATGCCCGCAGCGGCGCCAAAGTCATCTTAGAAGACACCCACAACTCCCTCATCCGCATTAGCCCCGACAAACTGGCTGTCATCGGCGGCCTAGATGATTTCATCGTCGTGGACGAAGGAGATGTCCTCCTCATCTACCCCAAAAGCAGGGAACAGGAAATCAAAAAACTGACACAAGAGGTGAGGGAGAGGTATGGAGAGGGGTTCCTCTAG
- a CDS encoding glycosyltransferase family 4 protein encodes MIKTKQKGQHKNTRKTIAIVANSSWNIYNFRLNLIRQLRQEGFHVIVIAPIDEYIHYLNDSKLVKHIPLKHLTPHSKNPLKDFRLSLELYRIYRRYQPDLILHYTIKPNIYGSLAARWANIPSIATITGLGYTFLKKNWINQLVSRLYKIAFQKVSKVVFHNQDDLDHFVNTGLTLAQKCQVIPGSGVNTNHFRPLPKPETGKFIFLFIGRLLHDKGILELVEAAKALKQLTQRSECWILGELAPQNPAAIPKAQVLEWMEKKYIRYFGKVRDVRAYIKQADVIVLPSYQEGMPRAILEAMAMGKPIITTNVAGCRDTVEHNQNGYLVPPRQVAPLIDAMLKIYQYAAEDLETLGSASRAFVFEKFSDNSVNASYLGLIHALLSLPISLETSDTLTKLQI; translated from the coding sequence ATGATCAAAACCAAGCAAAAAGGTCAGCACAAAAACACCAGAAAAACCATCGCCATCGTCGCCAACAGCAGTTGGAACATTTACAACTTCCGCCTGAACCTCATCCGGCAACTCCGCCAGGAAGGTTTCCATGTCATCGTCATTGCCCCAATTGACGAATACATTCACTACCTAAACGATAGCAAGCTAGTCAAACATATCCCCCTAAAACACCTTACACCCCATAGCAAAAACCCACTCAAAGACTTCCGGCTTAGCCTCGAACTATACCGAATCTATCGCCGTTACCAACCAGATCTAATCCTGCATTACACCATAAAGCCCAACATCTATGGCAGCCTCGCCGCCAGGTGGGCCAATATCCCATCGATCGCCACCATTACCGGCCTCGGTTATACCTTTTTAAAGAAAAACTGGATCAATCAATTGGTAAGCCGATTGTATAAAATTGCCTTTCAAAAAGTCTCAAAAGTGGTCTTCCACAATCAGGACGACCTGGATCATTTTGTCAACACAGGCCTCACCCTTGCCCAAAAATGCCAGGTAATCCCAGGCTCAGGTGTCAATACCAATCACTTCCGTCCTTTACCCAAACCAGAAACGGGAAAATTCATCTTTCTCTTCATTGGTCGCCTCCTACACGACAAAGGCATCCTGGAACTGGTAGAAGCCGCCAAAGCCTTAAAACAATTGACCCAACGATCGGAATGCTGGATATTGGGCGAACTAGCACCACAAAACCCCGCTGCCATCCCCAAAGCACAAGTATTGGAATGGATGGAAAAGAAGTATATCCGTTATTTTGGTAAAGTCAGAGATGTCCGAGCCTACATCAAACAAGCAGATGTCATTGTGTTGCCTTCCTACCAGGAAGGGATGCCCCGCGCCATCCTGGAAGCCATGGCCATGGGCAAACCGATTATTACGACCAATGTGGCAGGTTGCCGCGACACCGTTGAGCATAACCAAAATGGTTACCTCGTCCCGCCCCGGCAAGTCGCCCCTTTGATTGACGCCATGCTTAAGATATACCAATATGCAGCTGAGGACCTGGAAACACTTGGCTCAGCCAGCAGAGCATTCGTCTTCGAAAAATTCAGCGATAATAGTGTAAATGCTTCTTACTTAGGGCTAATCCATGCTTTGCTTTCTCTTCCTATTTCATTAGAAACTTCTGATACCCTAACAAAGCTCCAAATATGA